Proteins encoded within one genomic window of Chrysiogenia bacterium:
- a CDS encoding methylenetetrahydrofolate reductase, translating to MRIPDLLGRGTPCFSFEYFPPKTPQGEENLFETVAALEGLRPAYVSVTYGAGGSTRTQTLEIVRRIQQQTGLTAMAHLTCVGHTKDEIGEILGQLEAAGIENVLALRGDPPQGAEKFEAAPGGFAHASELAGFIAANSKLSIGGACYPETHQEATSPADDLRHLKEKVDAGAQFLVSQLFFNNQAFWDFLPKTKELGIEVPIVPGIMPILNVDQIKRFTSMCGATIPDKLLGELETIKDDAE from the coding sequence ATGCGAATTCCAGATCTTCTCGGCCGGGGAACCCCGTGCTTTTCCTTCGAATATTTTCCGCCCAAGACGCCCCAGGGCGAGGAAAATCTGTTCGAGACCGTCGCCGCCCTTGAGGGGCTGCGCCCCGCCTATGTCTCGGTCACCTACGGGGCCGGGGGCTCCACCCGCACCCAGACCCTCGAAATCGTTCGCCGCATCCAGCAGCAGACCGGCCTGACCGCCATGGCCCACCTCACCTGCGTGGGGCACACCAAGGACGAGATCGGCGAGATCCTGGGTCAGCTTGAAGCTGCCGGGATCGAGAACGTCCTGGCCCTTCGCGGCGACCCGCCCCAGGGGGCCGAGAAATTCGAGGCCGCCCCCGGCGGCTTCGCCCACGCCAGCGAGCTGGCCGGCTTCATCGCCGCCAACTCGAAGCTCTCCATCGGCGGCGCCTGCTATCCCGAGACCCATCAGGAAGCCACCAGCCCCGCCGACGATTTGAGGCACCTCAAGGAAAAGGTCGATGCCGGCGCACAGTTCCTGGTGAGCCAGCTCTTTTTCAACAACCAGGCCTTCTGGGATTTTCTCCCGAAGACAAAGGAACTCGGCATCGAGGTTCCCATCGTGCCCGGCATCATGCCGATCCTGAACGTCGACCAGATCAAGCGCTTCACCAGCATGTGCGGCGCCACGATTCCAGACAAGCTGCTGGGCGAACTCGAAACTATCAAGGACGACGCCGAGG